In Blautia sp. SC05B48, a single genomic region encodes these proteins:
- the cysW gene encoding sulfate ABC transporter permease subunit CysW encodes MDEKKKQASGPVKWILIGISAIFLFVMLVLPLVVVVTQALSKGWQCYVQAVTDEYTLKALKLTIEATAAAVVCNTIFGLCAAWAMTRFHFRGKKLLTTLIDVPVTVSPVIAGLIYILVFGKQSPLYSVLESAGIQIVFAVPGIILATIFVTFPFVSREIIPVLESIGSDEEEAAALMGAKGWTIFTRVTFPHIKWAFLYGVVLCTARAMGEFGAVSVLSGHLRGKTNTLPLHVEILYNEFQYVPAFAVSSILVILAVILLIARNVLEHKGKGEKGDVR; translated from the coding sequence ATGGATGAAAAAAAGAAGCAGGCTTCCGGGCCGGTGAAATGGATCCTTATCGGGATTTCCGCAATCTTTCTTTTTGTGATGCTGGTACTGCCCCTGGTGGTTGTTGTAACCCAGGCGCTGAGCAAGGGATGGCAGTGCTATGTGCAGGCGGTGACAGATGAGTATACACTAAAGGCGCTGAAGCTGACCATTGAGGCGACGGCTGCGGCTGTTGTATGCAACACGATCTTTGGTTTGTGTGCGGCATGGGCAATGACCAGATTTCATTTTCGGGGAAAAAAACTCCTTACCACTTTGATCGATGTTCCGGTTACGGTATCACCGGTTATCGCAGGTCTTATCTATATCCTGGTTTTTGGAAAGCAGAGTCCTCTTTATTCTGTTCTTGAAAGTGCAGGGATACAGATTGTATTTGCAGTTCCGGGAATTATCCTGGCAACGATTTTTGTCACGTTTCCATTTGTGTCCAGAGAGATCATACCGGTTCTGGAATCCATAGGGTCCGATGAGGAAGAGGCGGCAGCACTGATGGGAGCAAAAGGCTGGACGATTTTTACCAGAGTGACATTTCCACATATCAAGTGGGCATTCCTCTATGGCGTTGTGCTGTGTACAGCCAGAGCCATGGGAGAGTTTGGAGCTGTGTCCGTACTGTCCGGACATCTCCGTGGAAAAACAAATACACTTCCGCTTCATGTGGAAATTCTTTATAACGAATTCCAGTATGTTCCGGCATTTGCGGTTTCTTCGATCCTGGTGATCCTGGCGGTGATCCTTCTGATCGCAAGAAATGTTCTGGAGCATAAAGGAAAGGGGGAAAAAGGCGATGTACGTTGA
- the cysT gene encoding sulfate ABC transporter permease subunit CysT: protein MKKQQSKRVIPGFGLTMGVTLAMLSIVVLIPLASLAVYSVRLGFREFIEVITRPRVLSGFYVSFITAFAATVINAIMGLVLAWVLVRYDFPGKRIMDGMIELPFALPTAVAGISLTSLTSDKGLVGSFFANFGIKIAYTRIGITVALIFVGIPFVVRAIQPVLEKLDGSYEEAARVMGAKPFTVFRRVILPELLPAMLSGAGLAFGRCLGEYGSVVFIAGNKPYYTEITPLIIMSKLQEFDYESATAIALVTLAASFLILFGVNLVQARNTKRIRGRDA from the coding sequence ATGAAGAAACAACAGAGTAAACGTGTGATACCAGGCTTTGGACTGACAATGGGAGTGACTTTGGCGATGCTGAGTATCGTAGTTCTGATTCCTCTTGCGTCTTTGGCAGTATACTCGGTGCGGCTGGGTTTTCGGGAATTTATTGAGGTGATCACACGGCCGAGGGTTTTGTCCGGATTCTATGTAAGCTTTATTACCGCATTTGCGGCCACAGTGATCAATGCCATTATGGGCCTGGTCCTTGCGTGGGTGCTGGTAAGATATGATTTTCCGGGAAAAAGGATCATGGATGGAATGATCGAGCTGCCTTTCGCACTGCCGACTGCAGTTGCCGGTATCTCACTGACATCCCTGACATCCGATAAAGGTCTGGTGGGAAGCTTTTTTGCAAATTTCGGTATTAAGATCGCATATACCAGGATCGGTATCACGGTGGCATTGATCTTTGTGGGAATCCCTTTTGTAGTCAGGGCCATTCAGCCGGTTCTGGAGAAGCTGGACGGTTCTTATGAGGAGGCGGCTCGTGTCATGGGTGCAAAGCCATTCACCGTTTTTCGCAGAGTTATTCTTCCGGAGCTTCTGCCGGCAATGCTTTCCGGGGCGGGACTTGCCTTCGGACGCTGCCTGGGAGAATACGGAAGTGTTGTTTTTATCGCAGGAAACAAGCCTTACTATACAGAGATCACGCCGCTGATCATCATGTCAAAGCTCCAGGAGTTTGACTATGAAAGTGCAACAGCTATCGCACTGGTTACACTGGCAGCATCATTCCTGATCCTGTTTGGTGTGAATCTGGTGCAGGCAAGAAATACGAAACGTATCAGAGGGAGGGATGCATAA